The following proteins come from a genomic window of Galactobacillus timonensis:
- a CDS encoding copper homeostasis protein CutC: MKSVKVEVCCGGLGDALAAGRFPIARIELNSALELGGLTPSLSTLREVKKNVSVPVMTMVRPRGAGFCYSLQEKQIMFLDAEVFLKEGADGIVFGFLNPDHTIDEGMTEKMVDLIHSFGKTAVFHRAFDNTRDGDEAIRALIRCHVDRVLTSGQKETCLLGADMIKHLIDSYGDSIEILPGCGVRPGNVLDLLASTGSNQVHLSARTPLQDNGAYDAVSAATLNQVFEKLCQHRADADHLRSEDMPGADEDMLKSDRYEDDVEGELTE; the protein is encoded by the coding sequence ATGAAATCCGTCAAGGTTGAGGTGTGCTGCGGAGGCCTGGGGGATGCACTTGCGGCAGGACGGTTTCCGATTGCCCGCATTGAGCTCAACAGCGCCCTCGAACTGGGCGGTCTGACGCCTTCGCTTTCCACGCTTCGGGAAGTGAAGAAGAATGTTTCCGTTCCTGTAATGACGATGGTCCGTCCCCGCGGTGCCGGCTTTTGTTACAGCCTGCAGGAGAAGCAGATCATGTTCCTGGATGCGGAAGTATTTCTTAAGGAAGGAGCCGATGGCATCGTCTTTGGTTTTCTGAATCCGGATCATACCATCGATGAAGGAATGACAGAGAAGATGGTGGATCTGATCCATTCCTTTGGGAAGACGGCCGTATTCCATCGTGCCTTCGATAATACCCGTGATGGCGATGAGGCGATCAGGGCCCTGATCCGCTGCCATGTGGACCGGGTTCTGACCAGCGGCCAGAAGGAAACATGTCTGCTTGGAGCGGATATGATCAAACATCTGATTGATTCCTATGGAGATTCCATCGAGATTCTTCCCGGCTGCGGCGTCCGGCCCGGCAATGTCCTCGATCTGCTTGCGTCTACGGGCTCGAATCAGGTTCATCTCAGTGCACGTACCCCGCTGCAGGATAATGGCGCCTACGATGCGGTCAGTGCCGCGACGCTGAATCAGGTATTTGAAAAACTGTGCCAGCACAGGGCTGACGCAGATCACTTACGCAGTGAAGATATGCCTGGCGCCGATGAGGACATGCTCAAAAGCGACCGCTACGAAGATGATGTCGAAGGCGAATTAACCGAGTAG
- a CDS encoding adenylosuccinate synthase, with protein MAGYAVVGTQWGDEGKGKIVDLLGMDMDMVVRFQGGNNAGHTVVINGNKIVLHLLPSGILNPNADCIIGPGVVVNPFVLFQEMEELSKHDYPVNHIHIADRAHILMPYHVRIDELQEATKDPGMRIGTTKNGIGPCYCDKYSRIGLRMCDLKYADIFAAKLKEILPMKNREIVDLYGGEPFDYDDLLNRFMNIRERLLPMLVDATDIINNALDAGKNVLFEGAQANMLDINYGTYPYVTSSSPTAGGALTGAGVAPQKLNTIIGIAKAYSTRVGEGPFVTELNNEMGEDMRKRGAEYGATTGRPRRVGWLDLPVVRQAVRINGLTDLAVTKIDILSGYDEIPVCTGYQLKDGSVIDYVPACLRDLEEAKPVYRMLAGWKEDISGVKSWEDLPENCRAYVRFIEEYCHTQVSLVSVNPDRSGSILLHKLVK; from the coding sequence ATGGCTGGATACGCTGTCGTAGGCACCCAATGGGGAGATGAAGGCAAGGGCAAAATCGTTGATCTGCTTGGCATGGATATGGACATGGTCGTCCGCTTCCAGGGCGGAAACAATGCAGGTCACACCGTCGTCATCAACGGCAATAAGATCGTTCTGCACCTGCTCCCGTCGGGAATACTCAATCCGAATGCCGACTGCATCATCGGACCGGGCGTCGTCGTCAATCCTTTCGTTCTCTTTCAGGAGATGGAAGAACTCTCGAAACACGACTATCCGGTGAATCATATTCATATTGCGGACCGCGCCCACATTCTGATGCCCTATCATGTGCGCATCGATGAGCTGCAGGAAGCCACCAAAGACCCCGGTATGCGCATCGGCACAACCAAGAACGGCATCGGCCCCTGCTATTGTGACAAGTACAGCCGCATCGGTCTAAGGATGTGCGACCTCAAGTATGCGGATATCTTCGCTGCCAAGCTGAAGGAAATCCTGCCGATGAAGAACAGGGAAATCGTGGATCTCTATGGCGGCGAACCGTTTGACTATGACGATCTGCTGAACAGGTTCATGAATATCCGTGAACGCCTTCTGCCGATGCTCGTCGATGCGACGGATATCATAAACAACGCCCTCGACGCCGGGAAAAACGTTCTCTTCGAAGGTGCACAGGCAAACATGCTGGACATCAACTATGGCACCTACCCCTATGTAACCTCGTCCTCCCCGACCGCCGGCGGAGCCTTAACCGGCGCCGGTGTCGCGCCGCAGAAGCTGAATACAATCATTGGGATCGCCAAGGCGTATTCCACCCGTGTCGGTGAAGGACCGTTCGTAACGGAGCTGAACAATGAGATGGGCGAAGACATGCGCAAACGCGGTGCCGAGTATGGCGCAACGACCGGCCGGCCGCGCCGGGTCGGCTGGCTGGATCTTCCGGTTGTTCGCCAAGCGGTGCGCATCAATGGTCTGACCGACCTTGCCGTTACAAAGATCGACATTCTTTCCGGCTATGATGAAATCCCTGTCTGCACCGGCTATCAGTTGAAGGACGGAAGCGTGATCGACTATGTGCCGGCGTGCCTAAGGGATCTGGAAGAAGCCAAGCCAGTCTACAGGATGCTTGCCGGATGGAAGGAAGATATCAGCGGCGTCAAGAGCTGGGAAGATCTCCCGGAAAACTGCCGTGCCTATGTGCGTTTCATTGAGGAATACTGCCACACGCAGGTATCACTGGTGTCCGTTAATCCGGACCGCAGCGGCAGTATCCTTCTGCACAAGCTGGTGAAGTAA
- a CDS encoding Mrp/NBP35 family ATP-binding protein has product MSEENKKDPTEEKLDKMFGRHKDGTPLKLELNPRSSVKKMFGIVSGKGGVGKSFVTASCAAEMQRRGKRTAILDGDITGPSQGRMFGIKDKLYSDGQLALPAVSRTGIQIVSANMMLDNDSQPVIWRGPVVSGVLQQFLQEVFWDNVDVMFVDMPPGTSDVPLTVFQQYPLDGILVVASPQDLVSMVVEKAMNMAAMMNIPMIGLIENMSWVECDHCGNKIKIFGESHTAEAAAQFHIPLLAQIPMRPGYAQAGDEGTMEDIQVPEIAAVCDALEQR; this is encoded by the coding sequence ATGAGTGAAGAGAATAAAAAGGATCCTACTGAGGAGAAACTTGATAAGATGTTCGGCCGCCACAAGGACGGTACGCCGCTGAAGCTGGAGCTCAATCCGCGCAGCTCCGTGAAAAAGATGTTCGGCATCGTCTCCGGCAAGGGAGGTGTAGGCAAGTCATTTGTGACTGCTTCGTGTGCGGCTGAAATGCAGCGCAGAGGAAAGCGGACAGCGATCCTCGATGGCGATATTACCGGTCCAAGCCAGGGAAGAATGTTCGGTATCAAGGACAAGCTGTACAGCGATGGTCAGCTGGCACTGCCCGCGGTTTCCAGAACAGGCATTCAGATCGTCAGCGCCAATATGATGCTCGATAATGATTCGCAGCCGGTGATCTGGCGCGGTCCGGTTGTGTCCGGTGTTCTGCAGCAGTTTCTGCAGGAAGTGTTCTGGGACAACGTGGATGTGATGTTTGTTGATATGCCGCCCGGAACCAGCGATGTTCCGTTAACCGTGTTCCAGCAGTATCCGCTCGACGGCATTCTTGTTGTTGCCTCGCCACAGGACCTGGTATCGATGGTCGTTGAGAAGGCTATGAACATGGCGGCGATGATGAACATTCCGATGATCGGTCTGATTGAAAACATGAGCTGGGTCGAATGCGATCATTGCGGAAATAAGATCAAGATCTTCGGCGAATCACATACAGCTGAGGCCGCCGCACAGTTCCATATTCCGCTGCTGGCCCAGATTCCTATGCGCCCGGGATATGCACAGGCGGGCGATGAAGGAACGATGGAAGATATTCAGGTTCCTGAGATCGCTGCCGTCTGTGACGCTTTAGAGCAAAGATGA
- a CDS encoding response regulator transcription factor has translation MAVVLVCDDEEKIRQLIRKYAEFDGFTVLEAANGLEAVKTCASQPVDIVLMDVMMPEMDGFEAVRRIKQDHKDLPFIMLTALGEEYDKVHGFDLGVDDYVVKPFSGRELMMRIHAVLRRSGHEEGSANVYTLGGLQINFDAHTVSVDGQRVSLSLKEYDLLVYLVKHEGQVMRREMILEAVWGMDFYGDERTLDTHVKLLRRDLGPYANHIVTVRGVGYRFEKESSGQN, from the coding sequence ATGGCAGTTGTTCTGGTTTGTGATGATGAGGAAAAGATCCGCCAGTTGATCCGCAAATATGCGGAGTTTGACGGCTTCACTGTCCTGGAGGCGGCCAATGGTCTGGAAGCGGTCAAGACCTGTGCCTCGCAGCCGGTAGACATCGTTTTGATGGATGTCATGATGCCGGAGATGGACGGCTTTGAAGCTGTCCGGCGCATTAAGCAGGATCACAAGGATCTGCCGTTCATCATGCTGACGGCACTCGGCGAGGAGTATGACAAGGTTCATGGCTTTGATCTTGGCGTCGATGATTATGTCGTCAAGCCGTTCAGCGGCCGTGAGCTGATGATGCGCATCCATGCCGTTCTGCGCCGCAGCGGGCATGAAGAGGGCAGCGCAAATGTCTATACGCTGGGCGGTCTCCAGATCAACTTTGATGCGCATACGGTGAGTGTGGATGGACAGCGTGTTTCCCTTTCGCTGAAGGAATATGATCTGCTGGTCTATCTGGTGAAGCATGAAGGCCAGGTGATGCGGCGGGAGATGATTCTGGAAGCGGTCTGGGGCATGGATTTTTATGGCGATGAACGTACGCTTGATACGCATGTCAAGCTGCTGCGCAGAGACCTGGGCCCCTACGCAAACCACATTGTGACAGTCCGGGGGGTAGGTTATCGTTTTGAAAAAGAAAGCTCCGGTCAGAATTAA
- a CDS encoding sensor histidine kinase codes for MKKKAPVRIKIAKYLFGFAAGLIILLLVFQIGLLQPMYEHYKRSAVKSAGEEITFALQNYEGTELNQQLYRVSASDDACIRIIQGNTDTTAGNGGCLLYRMSTQEIATQVSRASESEDQTYLETRTSAFATMPGGPTDNSLNPRGADSNVVQELIYTQLVEIEGVTTVIMTSTTLTPISATMSTLRIQIFYISLIVIAAMAILTWLFNRHLAQPLAAINGAAKELSEGRYRTPDADLNYQEAQELDATLQQAAIDINKAEKARRDLISNVSHDLRTPLTMISGYGQMMQDLPGEKTDENLQVIVDESNRLTALVNDLLDLSRLQNNRIELKLSVFNMTDLIHQELRKYEIYHVKDGFDFETELDDDLYVKADRSRIAQVFNNFIINAINYSGTSLRIIIRAKKDDDSAHIEIQDFGEGISEDQQKDIWDRYYKIDREHVRHSNGSGIGLSIVKQLLELHHARYGVRSKPEDGSTFWFDLPLADPPGADSTECAKISDNQA; via the coding sequence TTGAAAAAGAAAGCTCCGGTCAGAATTAAAATCGCCAAATATCTGTTTGGCTTTGCGGCAGGCCTGATCATTCTTCTGCTGGTTTTTCAGATCGGCCTTCTGCAGCCGATGTACGAGCACTACAAGCGTTCTGCCGTCAAATCAGCGGGTGAAGAGATCACTTTCGCTCTGCAGAATTATGAAGGAACGGAGCTGAATCAGCAGCTGTACCGTGTTTCGGCGTCGGATGATGCCTGCATTCGCATCATTCAGGGCAATACCGATACGACAGCCGGCAATGGCGGGTGTCTTCTGTACCGGATGAGCACGCAGGAGATTGCGACCCAGGTTTCAAGAGCCTCGGAATCAGAAGATCAAACGTACCTGGAAACACGGACCAGCGCCTTTGCGACGATGCCGGGCGGACCGACGGACAATTCTCTGAACCCCCGGGGAGCCGACAGCAATGTTGTACAGGAGCTGATCTATACGCAGCTGGTTGAGATCGAAGGCGTAACAACCGTGATCATGACATCGACAACACTGACGCCGATCAGCGCCACGATGTCGACGCTGCGGATTCAGATCTTCTATATTTCTCTCATTGTCATTGCGGCAATGGCGATTCTGACGTGGCTGTTCAACCGTCACCTTGCCCAGCCTCTGGCGGCCATCAACGGCGCTGCCAAGGAACTGTCCGAAGGAAGATACAGGACCCCTGACGCAGATCTGAACTACCAGGAGGCGCAGGAACTGGATGCGACGCTGCAGCAGGCGGCCATTGATATCAACAAGGCTGAGAAGGCGCGCCGCGATCTCATCAGCAATGTTTCGCATGATCTTCGTACACCATTGACGATGATCAGCGGCTACGGGCAGATGATGCAGGATCTTCCGGGTGAAAAGACAGATGAAAATCTGCAGGTCATTGTCGATGAAAGCAACCGCCTGACGGCTCTGGTCAATGATCTTCTGGATCTTTCCCGCCTGCAGAACAACCGGATTGAGCTGAAGCTGTCGGTTTTCAATATGACGGATTTGATCCATCAGGAGCTTCGGAAGTATGAAATCTATCACGTGAAGGATGGATTCGATTTTGAAACGGAGCTGGACGACGATCTGTATGTGAAGGCGGACAGGTCAAGAATTGCGCAGGTATTCAATAACTTCATCATCAATGCCATCAATTATTCCGGGACGAGTCTTCGTATCATCATCCGGGCAAAGAAAGATGATGATTCTGCCCATATCGAGATTCAGGACTTCGGCGAAGGCATTTCCGAGGATCAGCAGAAGGATATCTGGGACAGGTATTACAAGATTGACCGCGAACACGTCCGCCACAGCAATGGATCGGGCATTGGCCTGAGCATTGTGAAGCAGCTGCTGGAACTTCATCATGCCCGCTACGGGGTGCGTTCGAAACCGGAGGATGGCAGTACCTTCTGGTTCGATCTGCCATTGGCTGATCCACCCGGAGCAGACAGTACGGAGTGTGCTAAAATTTCCGATAATCAGGCATGA
- a CDS encoding TIGR03905 family TSCPD domain-containing protein: MSERYIYHPKGTCSTEMIFDIEDHKVKNLEVVHGCNGNLKGIASLVQGMDVDEVIKRLDGITCGMKPTSCPDQIAKGLEAWKEQH, from the coding sequence ATGAGTGAGCGTTATATTTATCATCCCAAGGGCACATGCTCAACAGAGATGATCTTTGATATTGAGGACCATAAGGTAAAGAATCTGGAAGTCGTCCATGGCTGCAACGGCAATCTGAAGGGCATCGCTTCCCTGGTTCAGGGGATGGATGTTGATGAAGTGATCAAACGGCTGGATGGCATTACCTGCGGAATGAAGCCGACATCCTGCCCGGATCAGATTGCGAAGGGGCTGGAAGCCTGGAAGGAACAGCACTAA
- the lspA gene encoding signal peptidase II, whose amino-acid sequence MEILVIAAVLIIDQWSKAVVQFSTSLPIEVIPNYFYITYLKNEGAAWSMLAGKTVLLELIAFVAIGILLYGLLQVKKKKQRLLIIAYALLISGAAGNLIDRLRFGYVRDFFEWYPFHYSFPVFNVADVALTFGVILLVIGVWLTEKKA is encoded by the coding sequence ATGGAAATTCTGGTGATTGCGGCGGTACTGATCATTGATCAATGGTCGAAGGCTGTGGTTCAGTTCAGTACATCGCTTCCGATCGAGGTAATTCCCAATTATTTTTACATTACCTATCTGAAGAATGAAGGCGCCGCCTGGAGCATGCTGGCGGGGAAGACTGTGCTTCTGGAGCTGATTGCCTTCGTGGCGATCGGCATTCTGCTGTACGGCCTGCTGCAGGTGAAGAAAAAGAAGCAGCGGCTGCTGATCATTGCGTATGCTCTTCTGATTTCGGGAGCGGCCGGCAACCTGATTGACCGCCTGCGCTTTGGATATGTACGCGACTTCTTTGAATGGTATCCTTTCCACTACAGTTTCCCGGTGTTCAATGTCGCGGATGTGGCGCTGACATTCGGTGTCATTCTGCTGGTGATTGGCGTATGGCTGACGGAGAAAAAGGCATGA
- a CDS encoding RluA family pseudouridine synthase — translation MSRELFTSEEDGVRVDKYLSTVSSISRTRAQQLCELGLVKVNGQPVKSAYKLEVDDVVEAEIPDDEPLAIEPGSIPLDILYEDSDVIVINKPKGMVVHPAPGVYTGTLVNALLYHCRDLSGINGVLRPGIVHRIDKDTTGCLVACKNDFAHRAIALQLQDKTCHREYKAVVEGVLRDDDGLIDAPIGRDARDRQKMTVTEKGREARTRFHVLERYAHASFIQCALDTGRTHQIRVHMKFIGHPVMGDEKYGHACRYMDTQGQVLHAYRLTFVHPRTGKEMTFEAPLPDYFEKLLTILRGETEA, via the coding sequence ATGAGCAGAGAGTTGTTTACATCGGAAGAAGACGGTGTTCGGGTTGACAAGTATCTGAGCACCGTTTCATCGATTTCCCGCACCCGGGCCCAGCAGCTGTGCGAGCTTGGCCTGGTGAAGGTGAACGGTCAGCCGGTCAAGAGTGCCTATAAGCTTGAAGTCGATGATGTTGTTGAAGCAGAGATTCCGGACGATGAACCGCTGGCGATTGAACCGGGGAGTATTCCTCTGGATATTCTGTATGAAGATTCGGATGTGATTGTCATCAACAAGCCGAAAGGAATGGTCGTCCACCCGGCCCCCGGTGTTTATACGGGGACACTGGTGAATGCGCTGCTGTACCATTGCCGGGATCTTTCCGGTATCAATGGTGTACTGCGGCCGGGAATCGTGCATCGAATTGATAAGGATACGACCGGATGCCTGGTCGCGTGCAAGAACGATTTTGCGCATCGCGCCATTGCCCTCCAGCTGCAGGATAAGACCTGCCATAGAGAATACAAGGCGGTTGTGGAAGGTGTACTGAGGGATGATGATGGTCTGATCGATGCGCCGATCGGCCGTGATGCGCGGGATCGGCAGAAGATGACGGTCACTGAAAAGGGCAGAGAAGCACGGACACGCTTCCATGTTCTGGAGCGCTATGCCCATGCCAGCTTCATTCAGTGTGCGCTGGATACGGGAAGGACCCATCAGATTCGTGTCCATATGAAGTTTATCGGTCATCCGGTAATGGGGGATGAGAAGTATGGTCATGCCTGCAGGTATATGGATACGCAGGGGCAGGTTCTGCATGCCTACCGGCTGACCTTTGTTCATCCCCGTACTGGGAAAGAAATGACGTTTGAAGCGCCGCTTCCCGACTATTTCGAGAAGCTGCTGACGATTCTGCGCGGAGAAACAGAGGCATGA
- a CDS encoding rhomboid family intramembrane serine protease: MKKQRMPLTWVVIAVCALNYGVSLLLQHSGISQINAEILAGAYYKPWILCGEWWRLLTAGFVHGGLWHLVMNMLALYSLGRMMEPYYGSLRYGILLLASTVCGFLFLMAGGHNTIAVGLSGGLYGLMAAYFIRLTYLRAWRLPGIRRSMIEMAGLNLLINFLPQVAWQAHFGGFVCGGLLAMVVDPDPRLSQKLRRSFTVCFAFFAIVLVSSVVKQRTIDPDEVYLGTDRQILMVLDEHGMSSYSSQMWNRLLKLYGFDQ, translated from the coding sequence ATGAAGAAGCAGCGGATGCCGCTGACCTGGGTGGTGATTGCGGTCTGTGCGCTGAATTATGGTGTCTCTCTGCTGTTGCAGCACAGCGGCATTTCACAGATTAACGCCGAGATTCTTGCCGGTGCCTACTATAAGCCGTGGATTCTCTGCGGCGAGTGGTGGCGGTTATTGACGGCCGGGTTTGTGCATGGAGGCTTGTGGCATCTGGTCATGAACATGCTGGCGCTGTATTCGCTGGGCCGGATGATGGAGCCATATTACGGTTCGCTGCGCTACGGGATTCTCCTGCTGGCGTCGACCGTATGCGGTTTTCTCTTTCTGATGGCAGGCGGTCACAATACGATAGCCGTCGGGCTGTCGGGCGGTCTGTACGGACTGATGGCAGCCTATTTCATCCGCCTGACGTATCTGCGTGCGTGGAGACTGCCGGGGATCCGGCGCAGTATGATTGAAATGGCCGGTCTGAACCTGCTGATCAACTTTTTGCCGCAGGTTGCCTGGCAGGCGCACTTCGGCGGCTTTGTGTGCGGAGGTCTGCTGGCGATGGTGGTAGATCCCGATCCCCGCCTTTCGCAGAAACTGCGCCGGAGCTTTACGGTATGCTTTGCGTTTTTTGCCATCGTGCTTGTTTCATCTGTGGTTAAACAGCGGACCATTGACCCGGATGAAGTATATCTGGGTACGGACCGGCAGATTCTGATGGTTCTTGATGAACATGGAATGAGCAGTTACAGCAGTCAGATGTGGAACCGGCTGCTGAAACTGTATGGCTTTGATCAATGA
- a CDS encoding deoxycytidylate deaminase, translated as MTGKRPSDQVLTWDEYFMGLAHLSALRSKDPHTQVGAAIVDENHRVVSVGYNGFPKGCSDDVFPWDRDGDGLNSKYLYVVHAELNAILNAPRSLQDCTLYVSLFPCNECAKSIIQSGIKRIVYESDKYADTEAMKASRRMLEAAGIELIRIPNTIKLHVEKVPNTSL; from the coding sequence ATGACAGGAAAACGGCCAAGTGATCAGGTACTGACCTGGGATGAGTATTTTATGGGGCTTGCGCATCTGAGTGCGCTGCGTTCCAAGGATCCCCATACACAGGTTGGTGCGGCAATTGTCGATGAAAACCACCGGGTTGTTTCGGTGGGCTACAATGGCTTTCCGAAAGGCTGCAGCGACGACGTCTTCCCCTGGGATCGGGATGGAGACGGCCTCAACAGCAAGTATCTGTATGTCGTTCATGCGGAGCTGAATGCCATTCTCAATGCGCCGCGCTCGCTGCAGGACTGCACACTGTATGTTTCGCTGTTCCCGTGCAATGAATGTGCCAAGTCCATCATTCAAAGCGGTATCAAGCGCATCGTTTATGAGTCTGACAAGTATGCCGATACCGAGGCGATGAAGGCATCAAGACGCATGCTGGAGGCGGCAGGCATTGAACTGATCCGCATTCCCAACACCATTAAGCTCCACGTGGAAAAGGTTCCCAATACATCTCTATGA
- a CDS encoding 5-deoxy-glucuronate isomerase: MKVFGYGKFNENGEMPLVSYEGEYAHMNMDIRVYAMKKYQIRSFEKPEEEMAVLLLSGDITYQWEGKSENAHRKDVFTDGPYALHVSKDTPVSVMALSDCEILVQCTKNERVFASRLYTPADAPWKYSCKGLYGNTANRRVNTIFDHDICPESNMVLGEVLNDRGNWSGYLPHRHPQPECYFFKFDRPEGFGASFVGDDVFKSVNNSFSAIPGGRLHPQSAAPGYQMYTCWMIRHIDGNPWLQTDRCEDEAFTWMHDAKS; encoded by the coding sequence ATGAAGGTATTCGGCTACGGAAAATTTAATGAAAACGGCGAAATGCCACTGGTCAGCTACGAGGGTGAATATGCCCACATGAACATGGACATCCGTGTCTATGCCATGAAGAAGTATCAGATCCGCTCCTTCGAAAAGCCGGAGGAAGAGATGGCGGTTCTTCTGCTGAGCGGCGACATCACCTACCAGTGGGAAGGAAAGTCGGAGAATGCACATCGAAAGGATGTCTTCACCGACGGCCCCTACGCTCTGCATGTTTCAAAAGATACGCCGGTCAGCGTCATGGCTTTGAGCGACTGTGAGATTCTGGTGCAGTGCACGAAGAATGAGCGTGTTTTTGCCAGCCGCCTCTATACTCCGGCCGATGCGCCGTGGAAGTATTCCTGCAAGGGTCTTTACGGCAATACGGCAAACCGCCGCGTCAATACGATCTTCGATCATGACATCTGCCCCGAATCAAATATGGTCCTGGGCGAAGTGCTCAACGACCGCGGCAACTGGTCCGGCTATCTGCCCCACCGTCACCCGCAGCCGGAGTGCTACTTCTTCAAGTTTGACCGCCCGGAAGGCTTCGGTGCATCCTTTGTCGGCGATGATGTGTTCAAGTCCGTGAACAACAGCTTCTCAGCCATCCCCGGCGGCCGCCTGCATCCGCAGTCCGCTGCCCCCGGCTACCAGATGTACACCTGCTGGATGATCCGTCACATTGACGGAAACCCGTGGCTGCAGACCGACCGGTGTGAAGACGAAGCCTTCACCTGGATGCACGACGCTAAATCCTGA
- the iolC gene encoding 5-dehydro-2-deoxygluconokinase: MEYIHLDQSRPLDLILLGRIAIDFNPAWNDQVKEDFKPLRKVHNFELYVGGSPANVALGTRKHGMKVGFIGMVSDDQFGDFVTEYFADHGIDTSRIVRAKHGEKLGLTFTEMCSATESHILMYRNMAADLSLDVDDIDEAYIASSKALLISGCALAQSPSREAALKAMMYAEKVHTPVIFDIDYREYNWKNPDEISIYYTLAARQASIIMGSREEFDLTERLIRPGMSDEESAAYWEKFHARVCVIKHGMQGSTAYTADGQKYSIKPFPVHARKGFGGGDGYASGFLYGIYQGWDMTKCLEFGSAEASMMVRANNCSDALPSTEEVQQFIDEEKKQYGEQVARMED, translated from the coding sequence ATGGAATACATTCATCTGGATCAAAGCCGGCCATTGGATCTCATTCTACTCGGGCGCATTGCCATTGACTTCAACCCCGCCTGGAACGATCAGGTCAAGGAAGACTTCAAGCCGCTCAGGAAGGTACACAATTTCGAATTGTATGTCGGCGGTTCTCCGGCCAACGTTGCCCTTGGGACGCGGAAGCACGGCATGAAGGTCGGCTTCATCGGCATGGTCAGCGATGATCAGTTCGGCGACTTCGTGACGGAATATTTTGCGGATCACGGCATTGACACAAGCCGCATCGTGCGGGCAAAGCACGGTGAAAAACTCGGCCTTACCTTTACGGAAATGTGTTCCGCAACCGAAAGCCATATCCTGATGTACCGGAACATGGCTGCCGATCTCAGCCTGGATGTGGATGACATCGATGAAGCCTACATTGCCTCAAGCAAGGCACTGCTGATCTCGGGCTGTGCCCTTGCCCAGTCGCCGAGCAGAGAAGCAGCGCTGAAGGCAATGATGTATGCCGAAAAGGTTCATACGCCGGTCATCTTCGATATCGACTACCGGGAATACAACTGGAAGAATCCGGATGAAATCAGCATCTACTATACGCTGGCCGCCCGTCAGGCATCGATCATCATGGGATCGCGGGAAGAGTTTGATCTCACGGAACGTCTGATCCGCCCAGGCATGAGCGATGAAGAAAGCGCCGCCTACTGGGAAAAGTTCCATGCCAGGGTATGCGTGATCAAGCACGGCATGCAGGGTTCCACGGCCTATACGGCTGACGGTCAGAAATATTCGATCAAGCCCTTCCCTGTCCATGCCCGCAAGGGATTCGGCGGGGGCGATGGATATGCGTCCGGCTTCCTGTATGGAATCTATCAGGGCTGGGACATGACGAAGTGTCTGGAATTCGGCTCTGCAGAAGCGAGTATGATGGTACGCGCCAACAACTGCTCTGATGCCCTTCCTTCGACGGAAGAAGTACAGCAGTTCATTGACGAAGAAAAGAAACAATATGGCGAACAGGTTGCCAGAATGGAGGATTGA
- a CDS encoding aspartate/glutamate racemase family protein, with translation MTKIYAVHTSNVSYNDLKALFHKYAPDVEYYSIVDDSLIEEVKTVGYITPGIISRMSAYFKIAEDCGADLIFNQCSSVGDAADIAAKGVDIPVVRIDEAMDETAARIGHHIALIATVASTVDPSTRLLKRKIAEAGSDASVDSILVDGAMDMVMAGKVEEHNRLVKQAIDQAALDHDCIVLAQGSMTAILPYLGDVKVPVLTSPELGVKKAVSVLRASLAMKK, from the coding sequence ATGACAAAAATCTATGCAGTTCATACCAGCAACGTTTCCTATAACGATCTGAAGGCTCTGTTTCATAAATATGCTCCGGATGTGGAGTACTACAGCATCGTCGATGATTCTCTGATCGAAGAGGTCAAGACCGTCGGCTATATCACGCCGGGCATCATTTCCCGGATGAGTGCCTATTTCAAGATTGCCGAGGACTGCGGCGCCGACCTGATCTTCAATCAGTGCAGCTCCGTCGGTGATGCGGCCGACATTGCGGCCAAAGGCGTCGATATCCCGGTTGTGCGCATTGATGAGGCAATGGATGAAACGGCAGCCAGGATCGGTCATCACATTGCCCTGATTGCGACGGTTGCTTCGACGGTCGATCCTTCGACGCGCCTGCTGAAGCGCAAGATTGCGGAAGCCGGCAGTGATGCGAGTGTAGATTCGATTCTTGTGGACGGAGCCATGGACATGGTCATGGCGGGAAAGGTTGAGGAACATAACCGCCTCGTCAAGCAGGCAATTGATCAGGCAGCTTTGGATCATGACTGCATCGTACTTGCCCAGGGCTCGATGACGGCGATTCTTCCGTATCTTGGCGATGTGAAGGTTCCGGTACTGACATCCCCGGAGCTTGGTGTAAAGAAGGCGGTCAGCGTATTGAGAGCATCGCTTGCAATGAAGAAGTGA